A stretch of Aureispira sp. CCB-E DNA encodes these proteins:
- a CDS encoding cytochrome-c peroxidase gives MKLISLLLFIGLISLSNISIKLPTTDIELGKELFFDTLLSKDSTISCASCHQPAFAFADTVAFSIGVRNQKGTRNTPSSMNMLSRPYFFYDGRAGSIEEQVLMPIHNPIEMDLSISELLSRLNNHSHYQAAFQAIYGTNPDSATLGAALGAFVFSLESPGDSPFDEWINGNTTAMTPEQIKGRDIFNEKAKCFDCHFGPDFTGDEFRNIGLFNGSDTLGDVGRFEHTQDSSDLGKLKVPGLRNIAITAPYMHNGMFATLEEVVDYYDNPTQFVHGAINTDTLLQEPLNLTQEEKDCLVQFLHALTDKAFINTND, from the coding sequence ATGAAGTTAATTAGTCTATTACTTTTTATAGGTTTGATCAGTTTGTCTAATATTTCTATCAAACTCCCTACAACAGACATAGAGCTAGGAAAAGAACTTTTTTTTGATACATTATTGTCGAAGGACAGTACTATTAGTTGCGCATCCTGCCACCAACCAGCCTTTGCATTTGCCGATACCGTTGCTTTTAGTATTGGCGTTAGAAATCAGAAAGGTACTCGCAATACCCCTTCTTCCATGAATATGCTATCAAGACCTTATTTTTTCTATGATGGTCGAGCTGGCTCTATCGAAGAACAAGTATTAATGCCTATTCACAATCCAATTGAAATGGATTTATCCATCTCTGAACTGCTGAGTCGCCTCAACAATCATAGTCATTATCAAGCAGCATTTCAAGCAATTTATGGTACCAATCCTGATTCTGCTACATTAGGAGCAGCTTTAGGCGCCTTTGTTTTTTCGTTGGAATCGCCAGGTGATTCTCCTTTCGATGAGTGGATTAATGGCAATACAACTGCTATGACTCCAGAACAAATAAAAGGAAGGGATATTTTTAATGAAAAAGCCAAATGTTTTGATTGCCACTTTGGACCAGATTTTACAGGAGATGAATTTAGAAATATTGGTTTGTTTAACGGTAGCGATACCTTGGGAGATGTTGGTCGCTTTGAGCACACCCAAGATTCTAGTGATTTAGGCAAACTAAAAGTCCCAGGTCTACGAAATATAGCTATTACAGCTCCTTATATGCACAATGGCATGTTTGCTACACTAGAAGAAGTTGTTGATTATTATGACAATCCAACACAATTCGTTCATGGAGCTATTAATACAGATACCTTGTTGCAAGAACCTCTAAATTTAACCCAAGAGGAAAAAGATTGCTTGGTTCAATTTTTACATGCGTTGACCGACAAAGCATTTATCAATACGAACGACTAG
- the pbpC gene encoding penicillin-binding protein 1C — MSRFSNSIKNIFYFFWVRHLKKTLVALLAISLIYWFCLPKKIFDTPTSIVLVDRNDYLLGAQIASDGQWRFPHNDSVPQKFITAITEYEDRRFFDHIGIDLTGIGRAVRDNYQQGKIASGASTITMQVIRMSTQRKGRSIYRKMQEMMMATRLELRYNKSQILAMYASNAPFGGNVVGLDAAAWRYYGKSPQLLSWGEAATLAVLPNSPGLVHPGKNRQRLLEKRNLLLSKLLERGLVDSMTITLAKEEAIPQAPLPLPRLAPHLVSRIAQDQKTTDSKKKYAYFKTTIESDLQIRIQQLMLQQYQRLQNNGVHNIAVLVSDTKSGEVLSYWGNVIPPNTTENQGQNVDIITAPRSTGSILKPFLYASMLHNGNLLPHSLVPDVPMYLGGYRPKNFYENYDGVVPASRALVRSLNIPMVRMLQQYGTANFCTQLRKMGLTTITQSPKHYGLSLILGGAEATLWDLCGAYASMGRTLLNYQERIQDQTEAYSPSDFRPLHYLLKDSTPTPKSFLSEAPILNATSIYNTFEVMRQLERPNSEGGWRYFQSSRDIAWKTGTSFGFRDAWAIGVTPEYTIGVWVGNATGEGKQGLIGVKAAAPILFDVFNQLPPTSWFTPPQHALKKLPVCKKSGYRLSKYCTDIDTVEVGSNAYQVKACPFHQQLHLDSSQLYQVTSACESVNNMVSTSWFVLPPLEEYYFKSKNPSYRKPPEFRQDCRFGAEQQSMQFIYPKNPTTIFIPVDFDGEINGTVFKIAHQLPQKTVYWHLDNEYLGMTKDFHEMELKPLPGQHKVVLVDEDGVRLEQRFEIVLKKR, encoded by the coding sequence TTGAGTCGTTTTAGTAACAGCATTAAAAATATTTTTTATTTCTTTTGGGTACGCCACCTAAAAAAAACGCTTGTTGCCCTATTGGCAATCAGTCTAATTTATTGGTTTTGCCTACCTAAGAAAATCTTTGATACACCAACTAGTATTGTTTTGGTAGATCGAAATGACTATTTGTTAGGGGCACAAATTGCATCTGATGGTCAATGGCGTTTTCCGCATAATGATTCCGTTCCTCAAAAATTCATTACTGCCATTACAGAATATGAGGATCGACGTTTTTTTGATCATATTGGCATTGACTTAACAGGAATTGGACGAGCCGTTCGAGACAATTATCAACAAGGCAAAATTGCAAGTGGAGCGAGTACCATTACCATGCAAGTCATTCGAATGTCTACGCAGCGCAAAGGGCGTTCTATCTATAGAAAAATGCAAGAAATGATGATGGCTACTCGATTAGAATTGCGCTATAACAAGTCTCAAATTTTAGCCATGTATGCTTCCAATGCTCCTTTTGGTGGCAATGTTGTAGGCTTGGATGCTGCTGCTTGGCGGTACTATGGTAAATCTCCTCAACTCCTATCTTGGGGCGAGGCGGCGACTTTAGCCGTACTGCCCAATAGCCCAGGTCTAGTACATCCAGGAAAAAACAGGCAACGTTTGTTAGAAAAACGCAATTTATTACTATCCAAACTTTTAGAACGAGGTCTAGTGGACTCTATGACAATAACATTAGCCAAGGAAGAAGCGATTCCTCAAGCCCCCTTGCCACTCCCTCGCCTAGCTCCTCATTTGGTCAGTCGTATTGCACAAGACCAAAAAACAACCGACAGCAAAAAAAAGTACGCTTATTTTAAAACAACAATAGAATCCGATTTGCAAATTCGCATCCAACAGCTGATGCTTCAACAATACCAACGTTTGCAAAATAATGGTGTTCACAATATTGCCGTTTTGGTAAGCGACACTAAATCGGGAGAGGTACTTTCCTATTGGGGAAATGTTATTCCACCTAATACAACTGAAAACCAAGGACAAAATGTTGATATCATCACCGCACCACGAAGCACAGGTTCTATTCTAAAACCTTTTTTGTATGCATCTATGTTACACAATGGGAATTTATTACCACATAGTTTGGTTCCTGATGTTCCTATGTATCTTGGAGGGTATCGTCCCAAAAACTTTTACGAAAATTATGATGGTGTTGTTCCCGCTAGTCGAGCTTTAGTTCGCTCACTCAATATACCGATGGTTAGAATGCTTCAACAATATGGAACTGCAAACTTTTGTACTCAACTCCGCAAGATGGGGTTAACAACAATCACACAATCTCCCAAACACTATGGCCTTTCTTTAATTTTAGGAGGTGCAGAAGCTACTCTATGGGATTTGTGCGGTGCTTATGCCAGTATGGGCAGAACGCTTCTAAATTATCAAGAACGCATCCAAGATCAAACCGAAGCATATAGCCCTTCTGATTTTAGACCCTTGCATTATTTACTAAAAGACAGTACTCCCACTCCCAAATCGTTTTTAAGTGAAGCTCCTATCCTCAACGCCACTAGTATTTACAATACGTTTGAAGTAATGCGCCAATTGGAACGGCCTAATTCTGAAGGTGGCTGGCGATACTTTCAATCTTCTAGAGATATAGCTTGGAAAACAGGAACCAGTTTTGGTTTTCGGGATGCTTGGGCAATTGGGGTTACCCCTGAATATACCATTGGAGTATGGGTTGGCAATGCAACAGGAGAAGGCAAACAAGGATTAATTGGTGTAAAAGCTGCTGCCCCAATTCTATTTGATGTGTTTAATCAACTACCTCCAACTTCTTGGTTTACTCCTCCTCAACATGCGTTAAAAAAGCTACCTGTTTGTAAGAAAAGTGGTTATAGGCTTTCCAAATATTGTACAGACATTGATACGGTCGAAGTAGGTTCTAATGCTTATCAAGTCAAAGCCTGCCCTTTTCACCAACAATTACACCTAGATAGCAGCCAACTGTATCAGGTAACAAGTGCTTGTGAGTCGGTCAACAATATGGTTTCAACCTCTTGGTTTGTGCTGCCTCCTTTGGAGGAATATTATTTTAAAAGCAAGAATCCAAGCTACAGAAAACCTCCAGAATTTAGGCAAGATTGTCGTTTTGGAGCTGAACAGCAATCCATGCAGTTTATTTATCCCAAAAATCCAACTACTATTTTTATTCCTGTAGATTTCGATGGCGAAATAAATGGAACCGTCTTTAAGATTGCTCATCAACTCCCCCAAAAAACAGTTTACTGGCATTTGGATAATGAATATTTGGGTATGACAAAGGATTTTCACGAAATGGAACTAAAACCTCTACCTGGTCAACACAAAGTCGTGTTGGTTGATGAAGATGGCGTACGTCTTGAACAACGCTTTGAAATTGTACTCAAAAAACGGTAG
- a CDS encoding tetratricopeptide repeat protein — protein MQAISALFIIIGLFYSSFASGQYTADELFQQGQESFDQGDFDAAVAYYSDALEKNAQMIEAIINRGVAYERLEQYEKALEDYEISIAINPNYPVVYNNMGWIYFLYGNYSKAINNYNKAIALDPQFALAYNNRGLANRASENLKEALDDYRKALLLDPYYADAYDNMGDIRFDLEQYSDALILYSQAIEVDSFFISAYNNRGLTSMEIQRYWDAIEDFDRAIELDPSIPLLYINKGNAHKENKQFLKAIVAYSKAIELDPNNTSAYLNRAYSKLQAEQLLSAYEDVHKVHQLDTNNALAYYYLGLLEAASNRHQEALNNYGKALNLDPYLKGVAEAQEKAKKALGQDSPTTD, from the coding sequence ATGCAAGCAATTTCCGCACTTTTTATAATTATTGGTCTATTTTATTCCTCTTTTGCATCTGGGCAGTATACTGCTGATGAGCTTTTTCAACAAGGGCAAGAAAGCTTTGATCAGGGCGATTTTGATGCAGCTGTTGCTTATTACAGCGATGCATTAGAAAAAAATGCCCAAATGATAGAAGCGATCATCAATAGAGGTGTTGCTTATGAACGATTGGAACAATATGAAAAGGCATTGGAAGATTACGAAATTAGTATCGCCATAAACCCTAACTATCCCGTTGTTTATAACAACATGGGATGGATTTATTTTTTATATGGCAATTACAGTAAAGCTATTAATAACTATAATAAAGCTATTGCTTTGGATCCTCAATTTGCTTTAGCTTATAACAATAGAGGGTTAGCTAATAGAGCTTCTGAAAACTTAAAAGAAGCATTAGATGATTATAGGAAAGCCCTTCTTTTGGATCCTTATTATGCCGATGCTTATGATAATATGGGCGATATTCGTTTTGATTTAGAGCAATATTCAGATGCACTAATTCTATATTCTCAAGCTATCGAAGTAGATTCCTTTTTTATATCAGCATATAACAACAGAGGACTTACTTCTATGGAAATTCAACGCTACTGGGATGCTATAGAAGACTTTGACAGAGCTATAGAACTAGATCCATCTATCCCACTGTTATACATCAACAAAGGAAATGCACACAAAGAAAACAAACAATTTTTAAAAGCAATTGTTGCCTATTCTAAAGCTATAGAATTGGATCCTAACAATACTTCTGCATATCTTAATCGAGCTTATTCTAAATTGCAAGCAGAACAGTTGCTAAGTGCCTATGAAGATGTTCATAAAGTCCATCAATTAGACACCAACAATGCATTGGCTTATTATTACTTAGGACTGCTAGAGGCTGCCTCTAACCGCCATCAAGAGGCATTGAACAACTACGGAAAAGCACTGAATTTAGATCCTTACTTAAAAGGAGTTGCCGAAGCGCAAGAAAAAGCAAAAAAAGCATTGGGACAAGATTCTCCAACAACCGACTAA
- a CDS encoding DNA/RNA non-specific endonuclease yields the protein MAKKTKKTSRTTTTTQNTSNNTPHKSSWQRKITAFFTAIFGAGVLTFFTPLFGVIDNATGGFLTQMWGTVATIEEDVTRNLEDNKVTNNDIPLPNQQETELDETVGLPAFQNNDKMVIKHQAYTLRYNEKHEQAEWVAYTLLDKHLKGKHGRNDHFRSDPDVPTQTAKPTDYTRSGYDRGHLAPAADFKYSANAVDESFYMSNMSPQAPSFNRGMWKGLENKVREWASQKKKLYVVSGPILKKHLRKIGKDNRISIPKQFYKIVVDLNPKHPHAIAFLMPNKLCKGFYEDYMVSIDDIEALTQIDFFPKLPDDLETYLEKSRTSDRWFDEGPEAIPAPDE from the coding sequence ATGGCAAAAAAGACAAAAAAAACGTCTCGCACAACTACTACTACCCAAAATACTTCTAACAATACACCTCATAAAAGTTCTTGGCAAAGGAAAATTACTGCCTTTTTTACGGCTATTTTTGGAGCAGGTGTGCTTACTTTTTTTACTCCCCTATTTGGTGTTATTGACAATGCTACAGGAGGTTTTCTAACTCAGATGTGGGGTACAGTTGCCACTATTGAAGAAGACGTTACTAGAAATCTAGAAGATAACAAGGTCACCAACAACGACATCCCTCTCCCTAATCAACAAGAGACAGAACTAGATGAAACTGTAGGCTTGCCCGCATTTCAAAATAATGATAAAATGGTCATCAAGCACCAAGCGTACACCTTGCGTTATAATGAAAAGCATGAACAAGCGGAATGGGTAGCTTATACTCTTTTAGACAAACACTTAAAAGGCAAACATGGGCGAAATGATCACTTTAGATCGGATCCTGATGTTCCCACTCAAACAGCCAAACCAACGGATTATACGCGCTCTGGTTACGACAGAGGGCATTTGGCACCTGCTGCTGATTTTAAATATTCTGCCAACGCAGTTGATGAGTCTTTTTATATGAGTAATATGAGTCCCCAAGCTCCTTCATTTAATAGAGGTATGTGGAAAGGGCTTGAAAATAAGGTTAGAGAATGGGCAAGCCAAAAGAAAAAATTGTATGTCGTTTCGGGACCTATTCTAAAAAAACATCTCCGAAAAATTGGAAAAGATAATCGTATCAGTATTCCCAAACAATTTTACAAAATTGTAGTTGACCTAAATCCTAAACATCCACATGCCATCGCATTTTTGATGCCCAATAAGCTCTGCAAAGGTTTTTATGAGGACTATATGGTCTCTATTGACGATATTGAAGCGTTGACTCAAATTGATTTTTTTCCTAAACTTCCTGATGATTTAGAAACGTATTTAGAAAAAAGTAGAACTTCTGATCGATGGTTCGATGAGGGTCCTGAAGCTATACCTGCCCCTGATGAATAA
- a CDS encoding CHASE domain-containing protein — protein sequence MHRTRRNRNLRILVILLIGISLSIANFHYINVTKLTSNQQLVEQAVQETKTKINKELQKVSLAITSLQLLFETADSVTRPVFDAFTLPFLKNLPGIKALEWAPRILDADREQYNQKLKNEGFEEHDILAANFEKKSLDVSPQKAFYYPVQYIAPKTLNKLVIGYDLSSDPKRYAIIKNSLESNAISVSPPLQLVQNKANTYSFLVAKSVTTPQNIQGILLGVYYMEDFIHTILKSELQVLDISIYDSLWNITPMFNNSHTKLNTDTPCDSLDVTLCGRVWKLYCNPNIAMTRYPHLPISYACLFLGFLITFLLIVMVYMNANGELHLAKKVASRTYKLNEANKEQAVLLKEIHHRVKNNLQVITSLLSLQSSNIDNPKIKEIFSVSQYRINTMAILHEELYQSENLSTISYGEYLQKLVDYLIQSILGSNHQLEVSIDVPQTLKLNIDTAIPLGLLINEIITNALKYGLNQHQKGTVYISIIPQKYPTFKLLIGDNGKGFSDEINYKTTKSLGLKLIRQLVRQLSGTIEKSDAGSGTHYIILFKEII from the coding sequence ATGCATCGCACTAGGCGAAATAGAAATCTACGAATTTTAGTTATCCTACTTATTGGTATTAGTCTATCTATTGCAAATTTTCACTATATTAATGTTACCAAACTAACTAGTAATCAGCAATTAGTTGAACAAGCTGTTCAAGAAACAAAAACAAAAATCAATAAAGAACTCCAAAAAGTTAGTTTAGCTATTACCTCTTTACAGTTGCTATTTGAAACCGCAGATAGTGTTACTCGTCCTGTTTTTGATGCCTTCACACTTCCATTTCTAAAAAATTTACCTGGCATCAAAGCACTAGAATGGGCGCCTCGAATCCTTGATGCTGATAGAGAACAATACAACCAAAAATTGAAAAATGAAGGTTTTGAGGAACACGATATTTTGGCAGCAAATTTTGAAAAAAAATCATTGGATGTTAGTCCCCAAAAAGCCTTTTATTATCCCGTACAATATATTGCGCCCAAAACGTTGAATAAATTGGTCATTGGTTATGATTTGAGTTCAGATCCCAAACGATATGCTATTATCAAAAACAGCCTTGAATCAAATGCTATTTCTGTCTCCCCTCCGTTGCAATTGGTGCAAAACAAAGCGAATACCTACTCCTTTCTTGTAGCAAAATCTGTGACAACCCCTCAAAATATCCAAGGTATCTTGTTAGGTGTTTACTATATGGAAGATTTCATTCACACAATTTTGAAATCTGAATTGCAAGTATTAGATATTTCCATTTACGATAGTTTATGGAATATAACCCCTATGTTTAATAACAGTCATACTAAATTAAACACAGATACTCCTTGTGATAGTCTCGATGTAACCTTATGTGGACGAGTTTGGAAACTGTATTGCAATCCTAATATAGCAATGACAAGATACCCTCATTTACCCATCTCATACGCTTGTTTATTTTTAGGCTTTCTGATTACTTTCTTACTAATTGTAATGGTTTATATGAATGCTAACGGAGAACTTCATTTAGCAAAAAAGGTGGCTAGCAGAACGTACAAATTGAATGAAGCCAATAAGGAACAAGCTGTTTTGCTCAAAGAAATTCATCATCGAGTAAAAAACAACTTGCAAGTAATTACCAGCTTGCTCAGTTTGCAATCTAGTAATATTGACAATCCCAAAATAAAAGAGATTTTTAGCGTTAGTCAATATCGAATCAATACAATGGCTATTTTACATGAGGAGTTGTATCAATCTGAAAATTTGTCCACCATTAGCTATGGAGAATATCTTCAAAAATTGGTTGATTACTTAATTCAATCCATTCTAGGCTCTAATCACCAATTAGAAGTTTCTATTGATGTTCCTCAAACCTTGAAATTAAATATTGATACGGCTATTCCCTTGGGCTTATTAATTAATGAAATTATTACCAATGCCCTCAAATATGGCTTGAACCAACACCAAAAAGGAACTGTATATATATCAATTATTCCTCAAAAATATCCTACCTTTAAATTGTTAATTGGAGACAATGGAAAAGGCTTCTCAGACGAGATCAACTATAAGACAACTAAATCACTTGGATTGAAGTTAATTCGTCAATTGGTTCGCCAACTGAGTGGCACGATTGAAAAATCTGATGCAGGTTCTGGCACCCACTATATTATCTTATTTAAAGAAATAATATAA
- a CDS encoding SPOR domain-containing protein, whose translation MKKPSLLVVLFLVFAVSVYAQTPLDKGNTAYGARNFSEATLHYSRAVMDNPGNTDLQMKLANCYRFLNKMNEAEQRYKLVCQNPNTAPINYYHYGTVLQANKKYDEAILAFGKYAKENKARAEKAQAACVFAKKQKTLSSAFLVKKEKGVSHVSYDDYAPFLHKGKLYFTSARKIKINSGTSSSTDSYLYEATRSVGGQLSGLKIVKNPIEIAPQNNIAPLAVNATETMAVTSYSQFANGVRHLYESAFINVGMELSLPADGMKSLTYIPMGKPFPHVGEEHAASFPHITNNGRTIYFAAYNLPGGYGGFDIWVIHQQGSGWTQPQNLGPNVNSAGDEVSPSISADGYLFFSSDYHKGFGGFDVFRAKKEVGVWKNVRNLGNQVNSSHDDMYFVYDAATRTGYFASNRDGYYDIYNGLMNASQDLMPLINEKEKAIPVKDPVVANNNNTNQPNNNNNTNTNGNIGGTKVPNNSTVSGTSGTITKTPTGGYKPTSGKTDPPIDGYNKGTTNTNTVPPTTVVTTPTVGNKPTVSPTGNGNTIPCSMNFYIGAVIDKETKRPIKDATVYIKNLRTGEENKIKDPTNHYGEYSVILDPLHDYTIAISKAGFKNLVFDVNTGNGGKKTLLGTRAMMASPMLDRDKYGNVIDAEAPLTNVGRPTDEELINPIRSTGKTFSYESNGAPMPSKGYLIQALVATDLTAEERLELEQYGNIITEPRGNKKAFRVGIFADEAHLNKSLAEIRKTYRDAFKVPVELDNNHLGGRIALSSQVIYPLPERKPLPVLDDVPVNNNFEERTPTVVEQPTIREKELDTWTNDKLPEGVTARGVSLPAEPTVAFKVQLGAFKDASDISFSNVSHLGLIEKQKRSNGLTYVYIASFKTLDEARVARSKAKEKGVESPFIVAFKNGVRVNISDVVNN comes from the coding sequence ATGAAGAAGCCTAGCCTATTAGTAGTGCTTTTCTTGGTATTTGCAGTTAGTGTATATGCACAAACACCATTGGACAAAGGAAATACAGCCTATGGTGCTCGAAACTTTAGTGAGGCAACCTTGCATTACAGTCGTGCTGTAATGGATAATCCAGGCAATACAGACTTGCAAATGAAATTAGCAAACTGTTACCGTTTCTTGAATAAAATGAACGAAGCGGAGCAAAGATACAAGCTAGTCTGCCAGAATCCCAATACTGCTCCTATTAACTATTACCATTATGGAACAGTTTTGCAAGCGAACAAAAAGTATGATGAAGCAATTCTTGCTTTTGGAAAATATGCCAAAGAGAATAAGGCTCGTGCAGAAAAAGCACAAGCAGCTTGTGTTTTTGCAAAAAAACAAAAAACGCTTTCATCTGCGTTTCTCGTAAAGAAGGAAAAAGGAGTTAGCCATGTTTCCTATGACGACTATGCTCCATTTTTACACAAAGGTAAATTGTACTTTACTTCTGCTAGAAAAATCAAAATCAATAGTGGTACTTCTTCTAGCACGGATAGCTATTTATATGAAGCAACAAGAAGTGTAGGAGGACAATTATCTGGATTAAAAATTGTAAAAAATCCTATTGAAATTGCACCTCAGAACAATATTGCTCCTTTGGCTGTCAATGCCACAGAGACAATGGCTGTAACGTCTTATAGTCAATTTGCTAATGGCGTACGTCACTTATACGAATCTGCATTTATCAATGTTGGAATGGAGCTTTCGCTGCCTGCCGATGGTATGAAAAGCCTTACTTATATTCCTATGGGCAAGCCGTTTCCTCATGTTGGAGAAGAGCACGCTGCTTCTTTCCCTCATATTACCAATAATGGTAGAACGATTTATTTTGCAGCCTACAATTTGCCTGGCGGATATGGAGGTTTTGACATTTGGGTCATTCATCAACAAGGTTCGGGGTGGACTCAACCTCAAAACTTAGGACCTAATGTAAACTCTGCTGGAGATGAAGTGAGTCCTAGCATTAGTGCCGATGGTTATCTATTTTTCTCCTCAGATTACCACAAAGGTTTTGGAGGATTTGACGTATTTCGTGCAAAAAAAGAAGTTGGTGTTTGGAAAAACGTCCGCAACTTAGGCAATCAAGTTAATTCTTCACATGATGATATGTACTTTGTCTACGATGCAGCTACTCGAACAGGCTATTTTGCTTCTAACAGAGATGGTTATTATGATATTTATAATGGCTTGATGAATGCTAGCCAGGACTTGATGCCACTCATCAATGAGAAAGAAAAAGCTATTCCTGTTAAAGATCCTGTTGTAGCGAATAACAACAATACCAATCAACCGAACAACAATAATAATACGAATACAAATGGTAATATAGGTGGAACTAAAGTACCGAATAACTCTACTGTTTCAGGCACTTCTGGTACAATTACCAAAACTCCTACAGGAGGCTACAAACCTACTTCTGGTAAAACAGACCCACCTATTGATGGGTATAATAAAGGAACAACCAATACAAATACAGTTCCACCAACTACTGTAGTGACCACGCCTACTGTTGGTAATAAACCAACTGTTAGCCCAACAGGAAATGGCAATACGATACCTTGTAGTATGAATTTTTATATTGGAGCTGTTATTGATAAAGAGACCAAACGTCCGATCAAGGACGCAACAGTTTATATTAAAAACCTTCGTACGGGAGAAGAAAATAAGATCAAAGACCCAACCAATCATTATGGTGAATATTCGGTTATTTTAGATCCATTACACGACTATACTATCGCAATTTCTAAGGCAGGTTTCAAAAATCTTGTTTTTGATGTCAATACAGGCAATGGTGGCAAAAAGACATTGTTAGGAACTCGTGCTATGATGGCATCTCCAATGTTAGATAGAGACAAATACGGTAATGTAATTGATGCTGAAGCACCTCTAACTAACGTGGGGCGTCCAACAGACGAAGAACTAATCAATCCAATTAGATCAACAGGGAAAACATTCTCTTATGAATCGAATGGTGCTCCAATGCCTAGTAAGGGATATTTAATTCAAGCTTTGGTTGCAACAGATTTAACAGCTGAAGAACGTTTGGAATTAGAGCAATATGGAAACATTATCACAGAACCAAGAGGGAATAAAAAAGCCTTTAGAGTTGGTATATTTGCCGATGAAGCGCATTTAAACAAATCTTTGGCTGAAATTCGCAAGACGTATAGAGATGCCTTTAAAGTACCTGTTGAGTTAGACAACAACCACTTGGGCGGGCGCATTGCTTTGAGCTCTCAAGTTATTTATCCTTTACCAGAACGCAAGCCATTACCTGTTTTGGATGATGTTCCTGTTAATAATAATTTTGAAGAACGTACCCCTACTGTTGTAGAACAACCTACTATACGAGAAAAAGAATTGGACACATGGACCAATGATAAATTACCAGAAGGCGTTACGGCTAGAGGCGTGTCCTTGCCTGCAGAACCAACTGTTGCCTTTAAGGTTCAATTAGGAGCATTTAAAGATGCTTCTGATATTTCTTTTAGCAATGTTAGTCACCTCGGATTGATTGAAAAACAAAAAAGATCAAATGGCTTGACTTATGTTTATATTGCTAGTTTCAAAACATTGGATGAAGCACGTGTTGCTCGTTCAAAAGCAAAAGAAAAAGGAGTCGAATCACCGTTTATTGTTGCATTCAAAAATGGTGTTCGTGTTAATATCAGCGATGTAGTGAACAACTAA
- a CDS encoding cysteine desulfurase family protein has product MRIYLDNAATTPLCDAVLEAMLPYLKNNYGNPSSTHQEGRTARAGVERARKIVAQAIKASTSEIFFTSGGTEANNTAIKCAVRDLGVQRIISSPIEHSCVFNTVNRMREEDIEIELVQLDKTGRANLDHLETLLKDRSKKTLVSLMHANNEIGTLNPIDKIGELCQQYDAYFHTDTVQSIGHISIDVSQLNISFLSGSGHKLHGPKGVGFLYVNKANVIDAYIDGGGQERKVRSGTENVASIIGLGKALEQAIEHLEERRVEIEAVRDYFIQELKANFPDVIINGDYAGQYLFTVLNVSFKTDTPVNMLLFKLDLKGISASGGSACNSGAVKESRVLATLGVPDGYHSVRFSFSHLNTKEEVDYTIAQLKEIV; this is encoded by the coding sequence ATGCGTATCTATTTAGACAATGCCGCTACCACACCTTTGTGTGATGCCGTGTTAGAAGCAATGCTTCCTTATCTCAAAAATAATTATGGCAACCCCTCCTCTACCCATCAAGAAGGGCGAACGGCTCGTGCAGGTGTAGAACGTGCTCGAAAAATTGTAGCCCAAGCTATAAAAGCATCTACCTCTGAAATTTTCTTTACTTCTGGAGGTACAGAAGCTAATAATACGGCTATCAAATGTGCTGTTCGTGATTTGGGTGTTCAGCGTATTATTTCTAGCCCAATCGAGCATTCTTGTGTTTTCAACACCGTGAATCGTATGCGGGAAGAAGATATTGAGATTGAGTTGGTACAACTAGATAAAACAGGTCGAGCTAATTTGGATCATTTAGAGACCTTGCTAAAAGATCGCTCTAAAAAAACCTTAGTTTCGTTGATGCACGCCAATAATGAAATTGGAACTCTTAATCCAATTGACAAAATCGGGGAGCTTTGCCAACAGTACGACGCTTATTTTCATACCGATACCGTTCAATCTATTGGACATATTTCGATTGATGTTTCCCAACTTAATATTAGCTTTCTTTCGGGATCTGGTCACAAATTACATGGTCCTAAGGGCGTTGGCTTTTTGTATGTTAATAAAGCAAATGTTATTGATGCTTATATCGATGGTGGAGGACAAGAACGAAAAGTGCGTTCAGGAACAGAAAATGTGGCTAGCATTATTGGATTAGGAAAAGCCTTAGAACAAGCTATTGAACATTTGGAAGAAAGAAGGGTTGAGATTGAAGCCGTTCGAGATTACTTTATTCAAGAACTAAAGGCTAATTTTCCCGATGTTATTATCAATGGCGATTATGCTGGTCAATACTTATTTACAGTGCTAAATGTTTCTTTTAAAACAGACACTCCAGTAAATATGCTATTGTTCAAATTAGACCTAAAAGGAATTAGTGCTTCTGGCGGTTCTGCTTGCAATTCTGGTGCTGTCAAGGAATCAAGAGTGTTAGCAACATTAGGCGTCCCTGATGGTTATCATTCGGTTCGTTTTTCTTTCTCTCACTTAAATACAAAAGAAGAAGTTGATTACACCATCGCTCAACTGAAAGAAATTGTGTAA